One region of Pogona vitticeps strain Pit_001003342236 chromosome 1, PviZW2.1, whole genome shotgun sequence genomic DNA includes:
- the LOC140706525 gene encoding LOW QUALITY PROTEIN: uncharacterized protein LOC140706525 (The sequence of the model RefSeq protein was modified relative to this genomic sequence to represent the inferred CDS: deleted 1 base in 1 codon; substituted 1 base at 1 genomic stop codon), with amino-acid sequence MMNMRRIAQQHLMQPGQELIIKQEKRELKIGKDRNGLQMKGLIQRRNHVNTCHLSRYQRTHPGEKLYPCMKCRKSFNQNKSLHIHHRTHTGEKPHKCMESGKTLSCSSSLKKHERTHAGEKTHNCIECGKRFSTSVVLRLHQRTHTGEKPYECMECGKSFSTRAALRLHQRTHTGEKPHKCMECGKSFSTSVVLRLHQRTHTGEKPYECMECGKSFSTRAALRLHQRTHTGEKPHKCMECGKSFSQGGNFKLHQRTHTGEKPHKCMDCRKSFSRSGDLRLHKRTHTGEKPHKCMECGKSFSRSGGLMSHQRTHTGEKPYKCMECGKSFSQGGHFRLHQRTHTGEKPHKCIECGKRFSRSSHLRIHKRTHTGEKPHKCMECGKSFSISGDLRLHQRIHTGEKPHKCTECGRSFNRSGALKLHQRTHTGEKPYKCMECGKSFSTSSALRLHQRTHTGEKPHKCTECGKSFSTSGALSLHQRTHTGEKPHKCIECGKSFSRSFVLRLHQMTHTGEKPHKCMECGKSFSMSGALRSHQRKHSGETPYKCMECGKSFRQNGNLRLHQRTHTGEKPHKCIECGKSFSQNGDLRLHQRTHTGEKPHKCMECGKCFSQTGNLRLHQRIHTGEKPHKCMECGKSFSQSSHLRSHQRTHTGEKPYKCKECGKSFSQSSPLRLHERTHTGDKPXKFIECGQSFIHSS; translated from the exons ATGATGAACATgagaagaattgcccagcaacatctgatgcaacctgggcaggaactcatcatcaagcaagaaaagagagaattGAAAATTGGAAAGGACAGAAATGGTCTTCAGATGAAAGGACTAATACAGAGGAGAAACCACGTGAAcacatgtcacctcagtagataTCAAAGAACACATCCAGGGgagaaactgtatccatgtatgAAATGCAGAAAGAGCTTTAATCAGAACAAAAGCCTCCATATACACcatagaactcacactggagagaaaccacataaatgcatggaaagtGGCAAGACGTTAAGTTGCAGTAGTAGCCTTAAGAAACATGAAAGGACACACgctggggagaaaacacataattgcatagaatgtggaaagagatttagTACGAGTGttgtccttaggttacatcaaaggacccacactggggagaaaccatatgaatgcatggaatgtggaaagagttttagtacGAGGgctgcccttaggttacatcaaaggacccacactggggagaaaccacataaatgcatggaatgtggaaagagctttagtacgagtgttgtccttaggttacatcaaaggacccacactggggagaaaccatatgaatgcatggaatgtggaaagagctttagtacgagggctgcccttaggttacatcaaaggacccacactggggagaaaccacataaatgcatggaatgtggaaagagctttagtcagggtGGAAActttaagttacatcaaaggacccacactggggagaaaccacataaatgcatggattgtagaaagagctttagtaggagtggAGACCTTAGGTTACAcaaaaggacccacactggggagaaaccacataaatgcatggaatgtggaaagagctttagtaggagtggtggtcttatgtctcatcaaaggactcacactggagagaagccatataaatgcatggaatgtggaaagagttttagtcagggTGGACactttaggttacatcaaaggactcacactggtgagaaaccacataaatgcatcgaatgtggaaagaggtttagtcGGAGTAGTCATCTTAGGATACataaaaggactcacactggggagaaaccacataaatgcatggaatgtggaaagagctttagtataAGTGgagaccttaggttacatcaaaggattcacactggggagaaaccacataaatgcacggaatgtggaaggagctttaataggagtggtgcccttaagttacatcaaaggactcacactggggagaaaccatataaatgtatggaatgtggaaaaagctttagtacGAGTAGTGCCctaaggttacatcaaaggactcacactggggagaaaccacataaatgcacggaatgcgGAAAGAGTTTTAGTACAAGTGGTGCCTTAAGTttgcatcaaaggactcacactggggagaaaccacataaatgcatagaatgtggaaagagctttagtaggagttttgtccttaggttacatcaaatgactcacactggggaa aaaccacataaatgcatggaatgtggaaagagctttagcatgagtggtgcccttaggtctcatcaaaggaaacacagtggggagacaccatataaatgcatggaatgtggaaagagctttcgtcAGAATGgaaaccttaggttacatcaaaggactcatactggcgaaaaaccacataaatgcattgaatgtggaaagagctttagtcagaatggtgacctcaggttacatcaaaggacccacactggggagaaaccacataaatgcatggaatgtggaaagtgctttagtcAGACTGgaaaccttaggttacatcaaaggattcatactggggagaagccacataaatgcatggaatgtggaaagagctttagtcagagtagtcaccttaggtctcatcaaaggactcacactggggagaaaccatataaatgcaaggaatgtggaaagagctttagtcagagttctCCCCTTCGGTTACatgaaaggacccacactggtGATAAACCATAGAAATTCATAGAATGCGGACAGAGTTTTATTCACAGCTCCTGA